Within Puntigrus tetrazona isolate hp1 chromosome 17, ASM1883169v1, whole genome shotgun sequence, the genomic segment acgctcgcacacacacacacacgctcgcacacacacacacacgctcgcacacacacacacacgcacgcacacacacacacacgctcgcacacacacacacgcacgcccacacacacacagcagcctTTATTACAACTAGCTTTCtcagtgatattttagtacaccattagtattttaatttttgaagattttaatgttttagtcattttgttgctttttattttaacacgtctatatagattttattaagTCCTTACtctagtttatttttctttattgtgtagttttaaagttttagtttcagccattttaaaattctgtttttattttaatttcatgaagcaatttttttttgtttagtttttttaacatctctatagtttgtttattttagtatttcttgtagattttatgtaatgttttcattgtAACATTGTATTGGctttattgtgcttttgttcactttatttttgatgcctaagtatttattttaagttcaattttttttagtaaattacattttgttcaataaaattgAAGTTTTagttagttactttttttatgtagttttttatgttgcatgttttccatttttatataatatatacacacacatattatatatatatatatatatatatatatatatatatgtatgtgtatatatatgtatatttattttttttgttgttgttgttgttgttgttgccttggcaacttgctgaaataaaataatgaaaatgttttagttgaTGATAACCCTGATCCCCAACCCCCGAAAACTATGCATAAATATGGACACTTCAGTTTAATCTTCCTTCTCAAATCTCCACAGTTTGCACACGGCCATATTTCATTCCTGTAAAAGTGTGTTAAAATGTGTGTTGACTGCACAGCTCACGGCTCACAGGCCACAGCAACCTGCAGCTCAAGCTCAACGCATACATCacgtcaacacacacacacacacacacacacagcatgtacAACCTCTGCAAGCTGTTGTCAGATGACATGAGATCAAATCGTCTTTCATTAACATACACCGATACATATTCACAGAAACATACTAATGTATGCTGCCTTCAAGACATGTCAGAATTATCATATTTACGAGGATAAAACCATCTGCGAGGAGCAGAAATAAGAGGAAAACTAAATGTGCTCAGAGCCTGGAGTGTCAGAGCGGGAAAGGTTGATGCATCTATAATTCAAAGCAAACTGGTCCTAATTAAGCTGAAAGTACAATTTAGCTAGCATGCACTGTTTACTGCTGGGGAAGAATAGTCAGAAAATCTCAAATAAAtatcatcaataaaaaaatatggataGTATTTAACTGGTTTTAAAAGGAAGCCTGCATTTGGGAGGATACTTTTTTGCATCGATTTCAAGGTAAAATGTGTGTAAcgaagaaatatataaaactaagaagaaaaaaaaatattaagttggTTCCAACATTaattttgataatatatatatatatatatatatatatatatatatttatatatatatatatatatatataaatatatatatatatatatatatatatatatatatatatatatataaatatatatatatatatatatttatataaatatatatatatatatatatatatatatatatatatttatataaatatatatatatatatatatatatatatatatatatatatataaatatatatatatatatatatatatatatatatatatatataaatatatatatatatatataaatatataaatatatatatatatataaatatataaatatatataaatatatataaatatataaatatatatatatatatatatatatatatatatatatatatatatatatatacacacacacacactttttttttttttaaatggaaagatATTGACTTTttctataaaatgaaataaaactaaatatgtgGCAACAAAATTATCCAGtactatattttatacatttatctttattttattctattctattattctaacaaaaaaaaagctgtttgtaaAGGGGTTATCATACGTGGTGATTTGTAGCAGGACAAAATCACTGAGCTTTGGACCAAGCAaatgaacaatgaaaataaatattaactaaacCGGAGTGAAGCATTACTTAATTCCACACTTtgtaataacattataataaatctACCCATTCACTTCTTTAGCATAAACCAGGATGTCTTTACATCATCTGATACTGGCAGGTGAATGACGGACATCATTACTTTCACAGAACAGCCGTGTGATCAGACCGAGCGCAttacctcacacacacacacacacacacacactcgggcCAATCAAAGGCCCGGGCTTTTGTGAGTCAGTGAGGTAATGACAGGCCTGAGCACCTTTAATCACAGCAGGAGGGGGTCTGTCCTTCAGCATCACACATCTCCCCTCGGCATTGTTCTTCAGAGAGCTACAGGGCCTGAGCACCACAATACAGCCAGCACAGCGTGACTTAACAAGCCCAATGATGAAAGACACCAatgagaggaaaaagaaaaaaaaaaaaaaaaaaaaaatcacacatgcGCTGTATCCGAAAGGCAATCTTGCAAAACTACACCTGAGACAGGGCTGGGCAACAGCAAGTATATTACATACAGAAAACACtcctaatatataaaaattacaccATTATAAAAATAAGGCAACACCTatcaattataaaaattatatatatatatatatatatatatatatatatatatatatatatatagtttttttgtctATTATTTTGCCACtgtttttgaatacatttaccTATTTAAAAACacgttatttatatttatattgatatatatatatatatatatatatatatatatatatatatatatatatatatatatatttttttttttttttttttttttttacagagatatttattgtagtaaataaatatataatcattacaaataaatgtaagaatGCACgatatgcaatttttaatggAAATCACCTACTCTTAGCACATCATATAGCACACTGCTGCTATAATGCCAACTGGCTTCTATCAGGAATCAAAGGCACTCGACAGTTGCACGTGTAGTTGAAAGCAGGCATTCATCTTACGAGGCGAAGCAGAGAGCATGCGATGGTGAAGATCGCCGGAGGGGAGGGGAGAGAATCGGTGTGTCACGTGACGCTCGGATCCGTTTATGATTGTGTGGAGGGAGAGGCCGAGCGGCTACGGTTACACTGTAATAAACCTGCCTCATGCATCACTGCTCCGGATCGTATCTCACCGTCCATTCACTGCGCCGCACAAAAGAACCCTTAACGTGGATATCTGCAGCGAACGCGGGCCTTGCAGAAGGCTGCGATCGCTACAATCATCTTCATTCAGTCAGTTACGGCAAAGCAGCTGTGCGGTAAATCAGTCAAACACTTCTACTGCCTCAACATTTGAGGTCTCTATCTTCATGAAGATAATTGGAAACGCTGCTGCAACACTTGGGAGGAGGCTAACAGCTCAAAGCAGGgctggaaaaaaatgtgtgtgaaggGTCTCTTCTCATCTGACTCTCTTCATATGTATGACGTGGTTTAATAAGCCTAGATGCCAGAAACATTAATAGGAGCGCTTAAAGACTAGTCTTTCCAGAAATGGAATCATAAAGACAAAACACTGATgcctaatttaaaaatgcacttacttacaaatatatatatatatatatatatatatatatatatatatatatatatatatatatatatatatatatatatatatatatatatatatatatattatatatacacctaaacctaccacttgcatttttagatttagtactttttatgttttttaagacTTTTGAATTACGGGGACAgacagtgtcctcataaaccaccctTAAATTATCATACCCatatcatcacacacacacacacacacacacacacacacacacacacactcaacctTTCCGTCTCTTTTGATAATATCAGTAAGccaataattatttacatgttatgGCTGTTAACTgataatgaatatttatattaatattcatacaaaatatgataatattaatactaatttatACCAccattttttgaaaagaaattaataatcaaCATAATaccaatcattttaaatatcacaatgtTACAACTGGATTTAGGCATATAcagtatgaaatataaatatatttatgtatatgtgtgtgtttatgtgtatttatataaataaatatacattaattagTTGACTATAATAATACaggaaattatatttatgtatttattcaatcaatcaaatcaattaATCATTGTGTATTACTATTAGGATTTCGTTCATGCTTtattgtatgtaatattttacgcaataaatagtttaaaagtatatttttatgcaattcaTATTGCATAAATTATACGTCAAGTATGAGCAacaaagtattatatattatatatatttgtggtcagcaggtttgttttttgttggtgtcatttttgtttttttttagagaaattaatacttttatttagctagtatgcatgcattttactaatttaaagtGACGGcgaatatataataaattgtgataaaagatttttttaaaaatgctaaaagtgTAGCACTGTCATAGGaacatgtaatattttgacAAAGGTTACAATAGAAAAAGTTAtaagtaattataatattaagcaatattattgtttttacttaatGTTCGAtccaataaatacagttttattagtgtaactttattactttaaataaaatgatttgagcaaaaacatttatcaatCCAATAAAACGTTTGGGTGAACAATtcacccagaaataaaaatcCTGCCATCGTTTTCTCAGCCTCAAGTAGCtccaagtaaaaaaataatactatggaagtcaatggtgacccgtGGTAGACTGCTTACgaactgttttaaaaagaaaatcatcttttttagcagaaataaagaaattcagACAGATTCGGAGCTACTTGACTAAACAGAAttgaaatttttgggtgaactactcctttaaataTAAAGCGTGTGTTGATTTACCTGGAAAGGGCAGGGTATGTGGTAGTCTCTGCAGCGCTCCTGCACCCACGTGGTCTCCCAAACAGAGCGGTACGTCTGTTCATACAGATAACATCCCACCACAGTCAGCAGCGGCACCAGATACAGCACCGAGAACACGCCGATCCGGATCATGAACTTCACCAGCTTGTCCTGGTTCTCCTTCTCCAGAGGAATCTCCATCCGGACCCTGTTGAGCGCCACGATCCCGGCCAACAGCAGCGACACTCCCACCAGGACGTCCAGGCAGAGCGGGGCCAGCACGAACCAGCGGAGGGTGTGAACGTCGTACAGGCCCACGAAACACACCCCGCTGACGTTATCGCCCTCGATTTTATTCAGAGCCAGCAGGGTTATGGTCAGCATGCCGGGGATTCCCCAAGCGCTGGCGTGGAAGAGCAGCGCTTTCTTCTCGATGGCCTCGCTTCCCCATTTGGGAACGGCGGCCAAGAACCAGGTGATGGTGAGGACGACCCACCAAACGCTTCCCGCCATGGTAAAGAAGTACAGCACCATAAAAAGCAGCGTGCAGGCCTTGTTATGCGAGCCTTGGGTCACCGTGGACGTTTTGAACTGGCCGGGATTGGCCGCGTTGCACGCCACGCGGTCCTCCAGCAGAAAGCCCAGGAAAAACACCAGCGAAACCATCATGTAGCAGACGGCGTAGAAGATGATGGGGCGCTCCGGGTAGCGAAAGCGCGTGACGTCGATGAGGAAGGTGAGGAAGGTGAAGAGCGTGGCCGAGAGGCAGACGATGGAGACCACGCCGATGAAGTAGCGGGCGAAGGTGAGCTCCTCGCGCCGGAAGTACATGTTGGGACAGGGAGGGGAGCAGTCACGCACGCCGAGAAACGTGTAGCCGAGCTCGGGCTCCACTTTGAGCTCACGGGGACACCAGAAGCCGTAGTCGCGCTGAACGGACATGGACGACTGGTCAGTGGGTTCCTCGTTCACGAGCAGATCTTCAGCACGAGGGTAAGACTCATCACAGTCTGGGAACCTACAGACGAAGACTTACATTTAGTATTCATTTAGAATTTATACCCTTTATGGgcattttgacctttttttttgcatctgaagTGGTATTcagatgtatttatatagtttaaagCAACTTGCAAGACACGAAAGCGGTTACAAATGCGGAAgatgttttgatatttgaatCTTAAAACTTtcaatatttgaaattattaaaaatatatgtactatAAATGCGAAATTGAAcctgccagtaggtggcaggcAGCCTGATTCATTTAAACGGTTGATTCGTTCAGGAACATTACACGATCATGTTGCTCAGAGACgcaaaacagtgctgtggctgtgtttgtgaccttttttgtttttgcaaaaataaaatgtatgcactGTTGCTTATGATTATGGAATTTAGCAAGTTTTAGTTTGAACTAATGTGATGACTAATATGACCGCTTCTGCATTCCTAAGCTCAATAGAATTGTGTGTTAGTTGATTAGCAACACTGCGTAAAAACACGTATAATATAAATACGATATGAATACAACATGGGCAGGTCTAAATTTAATACAGCCGTCcaaccttttcatttttactagTGTCATGTTTTAAGTATTAtacttttattgaaatatgTGTATTCTTTCAGTGTTATGGGGATCCCTTATTGCTTATGGGTTTAGTaaaactttagaatagggaaggGAATGCTTATttactatgacttttccctcaataaattcctaatttgctgcttattaatatttagtaaggtagttgttaagtttgggTATTTGGTACGATTAATgctgggaaaaaataaataaataattatatatatatatatatatatatatatatatatatatatatatatatatatatatatatatatatatatatataaacaaaaacatacaaaaatattgataataaaataatgaataattaaaaatataaaaatacagagaatgttaacaatttattttattctatattctaaagtaataaaatatccTTCCTTTTCTCACAACTACTGTTCTGAAAGCATGTTTCCATATTCCCACAGATTGCTTTCACTGctaacattaaactgaaatatgctgCAGTCTTATTTCAACCTGGTTTGAACTGCAAACGTGTTTTTCCCTCTTCAGAATCCCTGGTTTTCACCGGAGATTAAAGGTTTCCCTCAAACATCTGCGTTCGCTTAAACCACCATTTCAGCCagtaaacattttctattagcCATGTATAAGAAAAAACATGTTCACCCATTGCAGAACAATTTACCCGAGCAATCATGTGGCGATCACACACTTTGTACCTTTTCTCAAAACTACCTTAAATTTGTAAAGCTCTTGAATGAGTACCTGCTGCACTCCATCTCCTCCGGCCAGGAGACTCCAAACATATCCATGAGCTTCTGGCAGTCTCTCTTGGCATGAGTGCACAGGCTCCGGCACGGCAGAGACACCCGGCCGTACTCCATACACACGGGGGCATAGAGGGCACACAGGAACGGCCGGAGGTCTGGAGAGCACTGCAGGTTCACCATGGGGTGGAAGGGCTGTTGGGGAGGGAGAGCAGAGAGTCAGTTCATGCCAAGAGAGTTCATGACAAATCTCGTAAAAACAAGCAGCTTGATTCTGGCACCAGTTTGAGACAAAAATGAACTCCACTGGATCTGCCTGGAGAGAGTTTAGattactgctaaaaaaaaacttccaagGAAGAAGTcgacataaaaattaaaactaggGCTGAacgattatgacaaaaatcgcAATTGTCCATTTATTCccttgaaattgtaattgcaattattaataattaattcatacCGTTGCTTGAAGCAACCGCAAGCCATATTTTCAgatgaaaacaaactaaaaactcGCTTTTCTATACTATCAAGCCTCAAATGTGAACTGTCCATTggattgggttttttttttttataaagctgcagtccataacATTATGTTGAGAATTTATAGATTAAGCAAGTAAACTGTGTTTTGGCCGTCCTGAATCACTACGGCACATTCATAGACATAAACAAAGAGAAGTGGTTCCGGCTACAACGTATTAACCGCTAGGGCGCCAAAAGTTatgaactgcagctttaaaagaaaaaagtaaaaatatgcattatattataatgctatagtaaaactaaaattaaaacaatgcaaaaaccttaaaaataacaacaactttAAACCATTATGTGTAATTGCAATTAGAAATTCGATTAATTGTGCAGTCTTAATTAAAACTGACATCTTGAAAATGTAATCCAATTGCGAGCTATTCTTCGTACAAAGATGTTTGACTgtggaataaaaatacaactttggTCTGCTTTTGAAAGTGCTTTTCAGACGATGTCATCAAGACCTTATATTTTCAACATATCAAGACTTTTCACCATCCAATCAATTCCAGAAGGATAAATCAAGTCGCATTCGGTTACATTTGACTATTAAATTGGTTAAATGGATTTTTCAAGTTGATTttaacaatcaatcaatctatttCCAAAATTAAGCCAGCATTGCATTTGTCTTCATAATCGCTATTGACTTAAGAATattttgtgtttccaaaaaCAAAGAATGTTCGCCAAAATCGATCCATCTTAGGAAAGACTGTTTAAAAATACTCTCATCAAgccaaatgaatcaaaataagccatgtttttcatcttaatttttttttttaaattcttcattCGACAAATACACTTCCTAAcaaacttatttaatttatgaaaaatgttcgGGAAAAACTCTTAAGACTAACAAAGAGAAGAGCACTTTTTTGAACATTCTCACAAACATCTTAGTATTTTCACCCAACAAACTTTTGCCTTGAAGAAATATTTCGTGCCTCCCAGAATCTCAAGGTGCAAAAAGACAGGCAGGAAGTTGTCTGGGTACAGTAACCCGATGCCCCTTCAGCAGGATTACAGGCCAGTTTGGCAGCTCCAAGGACGCTTTTGTGCCCTAAAGGGGCCTAGTGCATGCTGGGAGAGAGAGCAGCTGCAGAGCCGggcatttaaattcaaatcttTGAAGGAACAGACAATGAGCCTCCACCTGGGGTTAGCCAATACATACGCACTTCCTGCTGGGGTCCGGTCTTTTGTGACCGTCGTGTTTTTTGGAAGGAACCATGAGATTGACACACCGCGGCATTGCGCTTCATTCCTCGCCGGATTGCTCCGCTGAACTTAATCCCCACGTAGGACAATATTTACAGATCATTTGCATGAATTACGCTTTTCCCACCAAGAAAAAGACACCAGCGTACTGCTGGGAAAACCAGCGAGGAGCTCCAGAacgccttaaaaaaaaaaaaaaaaagttcaagaaTAACTTTCTCAAAATTGGCATGATGCAAATGAGCCGTGAATAAAAGCTCTATCAATATTTGAGGAAGGTTATGAAATATTTAGCCTGCCTCTGGAGCGAGTGAATTAATGCAACATCAAAAGAAACACGAGCAGCTACTATGGGCCTCCCGTATGGAAACCCCATACACTTCAGTAATTGAGCTGTACGAGCAGAATTTAAATGGCTCTTGACATGTTTGGCCCCCTGTAGACACCGAACTGGacgttttattgattttgagtGTCCTCCCCATCAGTCCCTGCTCTACCGTTACACTCAGGAGGAGATAACGGGGTTGTCTTTGGGAATCATGCTCGGGTACAACAGAGGAACTGAATTACACCAGCCGTCTTCATTATTAATGCGGATCTGATACGACAGTGCGGCCGTACCGTGACAGGACGCCTTACGGCGGCGCATGTACTACATGCTGAAAGAAACGCAACGCAGAatacaacacacaaacaagcgGCTAGCTCTGCAAATATATCTATTTACCAACCTTCATGTTGCTGCAAAGCCAAATGGCTTTCCTTATACAGCGGAAGACGAGTTAAGATTCTCACGTACATTAAGCGTGAAAAGAAATAACTAAATTAGTCCGTGAAACTAAATTACAAATCATGCAAAAGTCATAAAAcagctttgtgtgagaaaccGACAAGCTGCTACgaagaaaaatgcacaaaaaaaaaaaaggcaaaattacgattttacaactttttttctggatttctggaatgcagtttatttattaggctgtaaaacaaatataaaattatagatagaatgatagaacgctagatagatagaacaatacATAGaattatggaaaaataaatagatggacagataattgaatgatacatatatatacacacacacacagcgatatcaatatattttatatatattatatatatatatatatatatatatatatatatatatatatatatatatatatatatatatatataggtgtaaATATCACCCATCCctaatagatatattttttacattcttcatattaaaaatatgatgcatatggtatttgtctttattaaaacattatactttatattactttatactatacttttattaaatccattatactttatactttccattatataatgttttattattctttgaAAAACTCGATGAAAActcttgctttaaaaatgtcaaaactcaCCTGCTTTTCATAAATCACCCTCAAAAGGTAGCAAGTAACTGACTAGAGTGTAACTACAAACGGCAGCACAGGCTGGATCTGCTGAGCAGATAGAGACGCCACTGGAACGCCATGAATCTTCTCCCTGTCAGAGCATGAAATGCCGCTTTGCAGGCTTACTCTGAATCCAGAACGGAGATCACAGCCTTTTATTTAGCGAGCGCGAATTAAAGGCCCTAAAGAACGAAcgactgacaaaaaaaaaggagcgCTGCCAAATTTAGACAGACAATCCTGAGGGTTGATGTCTTCTGAAGAGGAAAAGAGCGCTGAACATCCATCAAGCCAGAGACTTTTGGGAAACGATGAActactttaaaatgaagaaagctGGATTAAAATGACACACGGATCTATAAAGGGAATTTCTGTTTGTCTGATAGGACTGGGCTGTGTATATATCGTATATACACTGTGCGGAGGCAGAAATGTGTCGAGCATTAAACATTCTTGTCTGTCATTTATCCCACggtgcttttaaaatatcatatttgaAGTAGGAACAATAGCCTACTTTCCAAAATCTCACAGACTGTTCCAGAGTTGACAGCTTCATTCATTATAATGGAGATGCAATGTGACAATAGCTTTACCAAGCAATGTTCTGTCTTTGTGCTACAGAACAAGATGGGTTTACCGTGGTAACAAGTAAAAAAAtcgtccaaaaaaaaaaaaaaaaaaaaaggtaataccCAATTAATAACATGTCAAAGTATCAATTCACGGATTACCtaagattaattaatattaaatatttcttggttactaaaaaaaaataatagtaccTATGCAGGTTTGCATGTTTTACTTAtgcaagtaaataataataataataataatatatatatatatatgagaataaaaaaaaaaaaaaaaaaatatatatatatatatatatatatatatatatatatatatatatatatatatatatatatatatatatatatatatatatatatataaaaaaataaaaatatatatattatttattctttgatTCTTACAAAGACCCCAATCATAAATCAATACGatctaaaaaaatttaaatttcagctaatgttttaaatcaaaaattgtAATGCACATGTTACATAATGCACATTAATGTTAcataatgcacacaaaaaaaaatttttataattgtattaacatttactaatgctttaAAGTTAACAAATGAgatcttattgtaaagtgttgccaAACTATTTAATGACATATACACTTAGAAAACTACAGTAAGATTGTATTTCTACCGCCCACCGCTGGCATCCGAGTGTCCCACCAGGAGCAGCTTCACCGAAGCGTGATCAACTCCACTTACTAACATGCTTTTATCAGGCACAATCGCTCTCAATATTTCAGCACGCAGCCTATGTGCTTTATCACGGGTGTGTTGTAAACACTCACATAGCGTGCGTCTTCAAGCATGTGCACTTAAAAATCGCCGGCTACAAACTTCCCAGCTCCCTctccatctatccatctcttTCCCGGAGGGTGTCAACCCCACTGACCCCACTCTCGGAAGACCATTCCTCCTCTAACAGCCTCTCATAGGTCTCCATCACCACACAAGTGCTGCAGGGCACCCTGAACAAATCACAGGCCCTTTCACTTCGCTGACTTCCCGTTCTGCACGAATGGCCTAAAAAACTCCACTCATCAGAGTTAGCTTGGCCCTGTGTGacagtgtttttgaaatatgcaaCTCATGCTGCATAAGTGCACTAACTGGTATAGCTCTTTCTGCTTTACCGTATTGAAATGTAGAGCTCTTTATATCAGCACAGTGACATACCTGCTACTGGCTGAGGACTAGCACTTACTTCGTGCAaatttcataatgcattttctaGAATAACTACAACAACTGTTATTATACATTACAAAACTTACATATTCATAGATGCATTTAAAGAGCAAATAATGCATTAGACACAAACTCCAAATATCAAGTGTGATACATTAATATTCATCacatattgtcatttttttgtcaaatctttataattgtgaaatttactagtatttttctttaaatggacATTATTTCTACACTAAGCTGCATATGTATGAGTAGAGAAATGATGGCTAAAATACATCTTTGCATAGCAaggattatttacattttaaaatatattcaaatagaaagtaGTTATTtagaattgtaatatttctctatatacagtatttttaataaaaaaaaatacagacttgattaatgcatttaaaaaccataatgtttatgctttgtttaaagtaaagtatatttattagtgctgtcaaacaattaatcatcaaaagtttgtttacgtgtatgtatattatatttaaatgcacacacatgcatatatatatatatatatatatatatatatatatatatatatatatatatatatatatatatatatatatatatatatatatatatatatatatatatatatatatatatatataaaaagaaaaatgttatgtttatatat encodes:
- the fzd3b gene encoding frizzled-3b isoform X2 — translated: MDAASRRMRLFGALLVLSQFPGSLGIHMDSVGSHSMFTCESIGLRMCQDLPYNTTFMPNLLNHYDQQTAALAMEPFHPMVNLQCSPDLRPFLCALYAPVCMEYGRVSLPCRSLCTHAKRDCQKLMDMFGVSWPEEMECSRFPDCDESYPRAEDLLVNEEPTDQSSMSVQRDYGFWCPRELKVEPELGYTFLGVRDCSPPCPNMYFRREELTFARYFIGVVSIVCLSATLFTFLTFLIDVTRFRYPERPIIFYAVCYMMVSLVFFLGFLLEDRVACNAANPGQFKTSTVTQGSHNKACTLLFMVLYFFTMAGSVWWVVLTITWFLAAVPKWGSEAIEKKALLFHASAWGIPGMLTITLLALNKIEGDNVSGVCFVGLYDVHTLRWFVLAPLCLDVLVGVSLLLAGIVALNRVRMEIPLEKENQDKLVKFMIRIGVFSVLYLVPLLTVVGCYLYEQTYRSVWETTWVQERCRDYHIPCPFQVEQTSRPDLVLFLMKYLMVLVVGIPSVFWVGSKKTCFEWASFFHGRRRKDSAVNESRQVLQEPDFAQSLLRDPNTPIIRKSRGTSTQGTSTHASSMHLAMLDDVRSKASSVHSKMSSYHGSLHRSRDGRFTPSSHRGTEERPAYGSAPRLNEQLSRHSSLHRLDSQSRHGSARDLSEPPAAGLTHGSSVKRLAEDDGASA
- the fzd3b gene encoding frizzled-3b isoform X1; the encoded protein is MDAASRRMRLFGALLVLSQFPGSLGIHMDSVGSHSMFTCESIGLRMCQDLPYNTTFMPNLLNHYDQQTAALAMEPFHPMVNLQCSPDLRPFLCALYAPVCMEYGRVSLPCRSLCTHAKRDCQKLMDMFGVSWPEEMECSRFPDCDESYPRAEDLLVNEEPTDQSSMSVQRDYGFWCPRELKVEPELGYTFLGVRDCSPPCPNMYFRREELTFARYFIGVVSIVCLSATLFTFLTFLIDVTRFRYPERPIIFYAVCYMMVSLVFFLGFLLEDRVACNAANPGQFKTSTVTQGSHNKACTLLFMVLYFFTMAGSVWWVVLTITWFLAAVPKWGSEAIEKKALLFHASAWGIPGMLTITLLALNKIEGDNVSGVCFVGLYDVHTLRWFVLAPLCLDVLVGVSLLLAGIVALNRVRMEIPLEKENQDKLVKFMIRIGVFSVLYLVPLLTVVGCYLYEQTYRSVWETTWVQERCRDYHIPCPFQVEQTSRPDLVLFLMKYLMVLVVGIPSVFWVGSKKTCFEWASFFHGRRRKDSSAVNESRQVLQEPDFAQSLLRDPNTPIIRKSRGTSTQGTSTHASSMHLAMLDDVRSKASSVHSKMSSYHGSLHRSRDGRFTPSSHRGTEERPAYGSAPRLNEQLSRHSSLHRLDSQSRHGSARDLSEPPAAGLTHGSSVKRLAEDDGASA
- the fzd3b gene encoding frizzled-3b isoform X3 yields the protein MVNLQCSPDLRPFLCALYAPVCMEYGRVSLPCRSLCTHAKRDCQKLMDMFGVSWPEEMECSRFPDCDESYPRAEDLLVNEEPTDQSSMSVQRDYGFWCPRELKVEPELGYTFLGVRDCSPPCPNMYFRREELTFARYFIGVVSIVCLSATLFTFLTFLIDVTRFRYPERPIIFYAVCYMMVSLVFFLGFLLEDRVACNAANPGQFKTSTVTQGSHNKACTLLFMVLYFFTMAGSVWWVVLTITWFLAAVPKWGSEAIEKKALLFHASAWGIPGMLTITLLALNKIEGDNVSGVCFVGLYDVHTLRWFVLAPLCLDVLVGVSLLLAGIVALNRVRMEIPLEKENQDKLVKFMIRIGVFSVLYLVPLLTVVGCYLYEQTYRSVWETTWVQERCRDYHIPCPFQVEQTSRPDLVLFLMKYLMVLVVGIPSVFWVGSKKTCFEWASFFHGRRRKDSSAVNESRQVLQEPDFAQSLLRDPNTPIIRKSRGTSTQGTSTHASSMHLAMLDDVRSKASSVHSKMSSYHGSLHRSRDGRFTPSSHRGTEERPAYGSAPRLNEQLSRHSSLHRLDSQSRHGSARDLSEPPAAGLTHGSSVKRLAEDDGASA